A stretch of the Mesorhizobium huakuii genome encodes the following:
- the pepN gene encoding aminopeptidase N — translation MRTDTGQVFKLEDYRPNDYLIPQVNLTFRLSPEATIVTATLTIERRDGVSALAPLVLDGDGLTLKRIEIDGKKAKPADLLVTPDQLTLLKPPAARRFQLLIETELAPAGNEALMGLYRSNNVYCTQCEAEGFRRITYFLDRPDILSVYTVRIEALCDEAPLLLSNGNPGDSGDLGDGWHYAIWHDPFPKPSYLFALVAGNLGQVADSFVTVSGRKVELGIYVERGKEKLAGYAMDALKRSMQWDEEAFGREYDLDVFNIVAVSDFNMGAMENKGLNIFNDKYVLADQETATDADFANIEAIIAHEYFHNWTGNRITCRDWFQLCLKEGLTVFRDHEFSADQRSRPVKRIAEVRLLRAHQFPEDQGPLAHPVRPRRYREINNFYTATVYEKGSEVVRMIRTILGAKAFRAGMDLYFERHDGDAATIEDFIKVFEDASGRDLSQFALWYHQAGTPNLTVSSTHNAAAQEFTLEIEQSVPPTPSESRKRLMHIPLTFGLIGAGGRPVAYSGVEGASVEDGVIHLRKRRHMVRFSGVAERPAVSLNRGFSAPVTLSVEQKADDQFFLARHDSDAFSRWQAFNTLLTDALIAAFREILGGKHPVFATRLTELAGSIAVDETLEPAYRALALALPGDADIARDIGKNIDPDAIHAARQALALAIATANAEAFSSLYHRLADKTAFSPDAASAGRRALRNTLLDYLSLLPGGAALAAGHFQSATNMTDRAAALAVLAYRHHGSPEANQALAAFEKTYASDPLVMDKWFQIQASVPGPQAIDTVRALSAHAAFSMANPNRVRSLIGTFSSANQTGFHRADGEGYRFFAQTVLEVEKRNPQVAARLATALRSWRSLEPGRQAKAREALLSIANAENLSADLRDIVERTLA, via the coding sequence ATGCGCACGGACACCGGCCAGGTCTTCAAGCTCGAAGACTATCGCCCCAACGATTATCTCATTCCGCAGGTCAACCTCACCTTCCGCCTTTCGCCCGAGGCCACAATCGTCACCGCAACATTGACGATCGAACGCCGCGACGGCGTATCCGCGTTGGCGCCCTTGGTGCTCGACGGCGACGGGCTGACGCTCAAGCGCATCGAGATCGACGGCAAGAAGGCAAAACCCGCGGACCTGCTGGTAACCCCTGACCAGCTCACCCTTCTCAAGCCGCCTGCCGCGCGCCGTTTCCAACTGCTGATCGAGACCGAACTGGCGCCGGCCGGCAACGAGGCCCTGATGGGGCTCTACCGCTCGAACAACGTCTATTGCACGCAATGCGAGGCCGAGGGCTTTCGCCGCATCACCTATTTCCTCGATCGGCCCGATATCCTGTCCGTCTACACCGTGCGCATCGAGGCGTTGTGCGACGAGGCGCCGCTGCTGCTGTCCAACGGCAATCCGGGAGACAGTGGCGATCTCGGCGACGGCTGGCACTATGCCATCTGGCACGACCCCTTCCCCAAGCCGTCCTACCTGTTCGCGCTGGTCGCCGGCAATCTCGGCCAGGTCGCCGACAGTTTCGTCACCGTATCCGGCCGCAAGGTCGAACTCGGCATCTATGTCGAGCGCGGCAAGGAGAAGCTGGCCGGCTACGCCATGGACGCACTGAAAAGGTCGATGCAATGGGACGAGGAGGCGTTTGGTCGCGAATACGACCTCGACGTCTTCAACATCGTCGCCGTGTCCGACTTCAACATGGGCGCGATGGAGAACAAGGGCCTCAACATCTTCAACGACAAATATGTGCTAGCCGACCAGGAGACGGCAACGGACGCCGATTTCGCCAATATCGAGGCGATCATCGCGCATGAGTATTTCCACAATTGGACAGGCAACAGAATCACTTGCCGCGACTGGTTCCAGCTTTGCCTGAAGGAAGGGCTGACGGTCTTCCGCGACCACGAATTCTCCGCCGACCAGCGCTCCCGGCCGGTCAAGCGCATCGCCGAGGTACGCCTGCTGCGCGCGCATCAGTTTCCCGAGGACCAGGGTCCGCTGGCGCATCCGGTGCGGCCGCGCCGCTACCGCGAGATCAACAATTTCTACACGGCGACGGTCTACGAAAAAGGCTCGGAAGTGGTGCGCATGATCCGCACCATCCTCGGGGCTAAGGCCTTTCGCGCCGGCATGGACCTTTATTTCGAGCGGCACGACGGCGACGCGGCGACGATCGAGGATTTCATCAAGGTGTTCGAGGACGCCTCGGGCCGCGACCTATCGCAGTTCGCGCTTTGGTATCATCAGGCGGGCACGCCCAATCTGACGGTCAGTTCGACGCACAATGCGGCCGCGCAGGAATTCACGCTCGAGATCGAGCAGTCGGTGCCGCCGACCCCCTCCGAAAGCCGCAAGCGGCTGATGCATATTCCGCTCACCTTCGGCCTGATCGGCGCTGGCGGCAGGCCTGTCGCCTATAGCGGCGTCGAGGGCGCCAGCGTCGAGGATGGCGTCATCCATCTCCGCAAGCGCCGCCATATGGTGCGTTTCTCGGGCGTTGCCGAACGTCCCGCCGTGTCACTCAACCGCGGCTTTTCGGCGCCGGTGACGCTATCGGTCGAACAGAAGGCCGACGACCAGTTCTTCCTCGCCCGCCATGACAGCGACGCCTTCTCGCGCTGGCAAGCCTTCAACACGCTGCTCACCGATGCGCTGATCGCAGCCTTCCGCGAGATCCTTGGCGGCAAGCACCCGGTCTTCGCGACCCGGCTGACCGAGCTTGCCGGCAGCATCGCCGTCGATGAGACGCTGGAGCCAGCCTACCGGGCGCTGGCGCTGGCACTGCCGGGCGACGCCGACATCGCCCGCGACATCGGCAAGAATATCGATCCCGACGCCATCCACGCAGCCCGGCAGGCCCTTGCGCTGGCGATCGCCACGGCCAATGCCGAGGCATTTTCCAGCCTCTACCACAGGCTTGCCGACAAGACCGCCTTCAGCCCCGACGCGGCAAGCGCAGGACGGCGCGCCCTGCGCAACACTTTGCTGGACTATCTCTCGCTGCTGCCGGGCGGAGCCGCACTGGCCGCCGGGCATTTCCAATCGGCGACCAACATGACCGACCGCGCCGCCGCCCTTGCCGTGCTTGCATATCGCCACCATGGTTCGCCGGAGGCAAACCAAGCGCTGGCGGCGTTCGAAAAGACCTATGCATCCGACCCGCTGGTCATGGACAAATGGTTCCAGATCCAGGCCAGCGTGCCGGGGCCGCAGGCGATAGACACGGTTCGGGCGCTATCCGCTCATGCGGCCTTCTCGATGGCTAATCCGAACCGGGTGCGCTCGCTGATCGGCACATTCTCCAGCGCTAACCAGACCGGCTTCCACCGCGCCGACGGCGAAGGCTACCGGTTCTTCGCGCAAACTGTGCTCGAGGTCGAAAAGCGCAATCCGCAAGTGGCGGCAAGGCTGGCGACGGCGCTGAGATCATGGCGTTCGCTCGAACCGGGCCGGCAGGCCAAGGCCCGGGAAGCCCTGCTTTCGATCGCCAATGCCGAAAACCTGTCGGCGGATCTGCGCGATATTGTGGAGCGGACGTTGGCCTAG